A window of Macrococcus sp. 19Msa1099 genomic DNA:
TGCGCGACCAATCTCCTGAATAAACTGAAGGATTGATGCTGGGATGTGATAGTGAATCACCGTACGGATGTTTTTCTTATTGATTCCCATTCCAAAAGCACTGGTTGCACATATTACATGTACTTCATCTTCCATAAACCGACTCTGTACTTCAGTACGTTCACTATAGGTCATATCTGCATGATATCTGTCCACAATAAAATCCTCAGAAAGCGCCTCGTATAAAGCATCACATACCTTCTTCGATGAGAAATAGATAATAGTAGGTCCACTTTCTTTAAGTACTTTTTGTAGAAATATGAGCTTATCATCTTCACGCACTTCATATTTATACAAGTACATATTGTCCTTATTTTTGAGAAAATCATGTACTTTCAATGGCCTTCCGATAATCTCCTCAATATCATGAACAATCTTTTTTGTTGCTGTAGCTGTTAGAGCGATTACCTGTGCATTATGTCTATCAATCACTTCATTCACAAGTAAGTAATGAGGACGGAATTGAAATCCCCATTGAGAAATGCAGTGTGCTTCGTCCAGTACAATATGCGTGAACCTTATGCGAGAGAATAATGCTTCTGCAAGTTCACTTTGTAACCATTCGGGAGAACAATAAATAAATTGATAGCTATCAATGCGATGCGTAATTATCGAAAGTTCCGCACGTGATAGACCTCCATGAATAGCTACAGCATCAATTTTACTCATCTTCAACTGCATCACCTGGTCCTCCATCAAAGCAATTAACGGGGTGATAACGAGCGCTTTTCCGTCGGTAAATACAACTGGCAGCTGAAACGTGATTGATTTACCACTTCCAGTAGGCATCAGTGCTAATACATCTTCATTATTCAATATACTATCAATTATTATTCTTTGTTCCTCATTTAACTTTTTAATCCCAAAACGCTTATTTAGCAAATGTTCAATCGACATGATCGTTCCTTTCCATCAGACTGGCGTATACAATACCAATCTTCAGCTTGAAATAATCTTTAACCTCTGAATGCTCATAAAATGATTTTAGCTTTCCATATGTTAACTGACTATAAAGATGAACAATTGCCTGCAGTTCATCCGTGTTAATAAAACGTGAAATCTCCACAGGATAATCTTTAATCATCATTTCAATAATATGGTCCTGGATAGTATGCTCTCTTAAACGAAGCAAACGAGCAGTTTCATCGATAGTATAGCTATTTATCAGCTGGTACGTTCTTGCCGTATTCTTATGTAAGGGCACCTTGTAATAAAGATGATTTAATAGATGGAATGATTCATTCCGAAGCAAATGCAGTATATAGTTTTTCTCTGCCAATAACATAAATTTCAAATGAGATGTTTCAACATTTAATAGTCGTGCCAATTGTTCATCGTTTCTTGGATGTATATCATGGCCCGTTATTTTATATACGAAATAGCTATGTTTAAATTTATCTTGCACTAAAGTTACAAGTTTAAAGAAATCTAGCTGCAGAAGGTTGAAGTCTTTAGTTTTCGCCCGCCTTATAACTTCTTTAACCTGCGACTGTACAATCAGGTTGTTAGAGACTGGCACAAACCTATTTGTGCCATAACTCATTTCTGAAGATGCCTGAATAAGTAGACATAACGTCTCAAAACTCATCTCAGATGCAAGGTAAAAATAAGGGAAAAGCATGTGCTCTCGTTGCTTATCATTGTGACTTAACATACTTGTGAATGCTTCAAAAGGATAGCCTGGTGCAATCTCGTAAACAGGTAAAAGATGCTGCATAGAGGCGTCAAAATATGTCTGCTGCGTTCTTGCTCCGGTTACAATATTCCATAGACTTTTTATAGATTTATCTTCACGATAATGTGTACGTATGTAAGTTGATATAGAATTCATAGGCATCTCCTGAATCTTTTTGTTGAAAAACCATTAAACAATCACTAAAATAGTTATGTACATTGTTTATATATTTTATCATGAAATTGGTGGGAGGCGAAAATTTTGGCAGGTAAATATACAATTGTTGATATGGATACATGTATTGCATGTGGTGCTTGTGGTGCTGCAGCTCCAGATATATATGATTACGACGACGAAGGTATTGCTTACGTAATATTAGATGACAACCAAGGGACTCAAGAAATACCTGAAGAACTTGAAGAAGATATGATCGACGCATTTGAAGGTTGTCCTACAGACTCAATCAAAGTGGCAGATGAATCATTTGATGGTGACGCACTGAAGTTCGAATAATATAACAAACCCGGACTACTGTAGAAAATAGAGATTATTTTCTGCAGTAGTCCGGGTTGTTTTTATCTGGTTTTAGGCAGTACATTGAGCAATATAATCGATAATAT
This region includes:
- a CDS encoding RecQ family ATP-dependent DNA helicase — protein: MSIEHLLNKRFGIKKLNEEQRIIIDSILNNEDVLALMPTGSGKSITFQLPVVFTDGKALVITPLIALMEDQVMQLKMSKIDAVAIHGGLSRAELSIITHRIDSYQFIYCSPEWLQSELAEALFSRIRFTHIVLDEAHCISQWGFQFRPHYLLVNEVIDRHNAQVIALTATATKKIVHDIEEIIGRPLKVHDFLKNKDNMYLYKYEVREDDKLIFLQKVLKESGPTIIYFSSKKVCDALYEALSEDFIVDRYHADMTYSERTEVQSRFMEDEVHVICATSAFGMGINKKNIRTVIHYHIPASILQFIQEIGRAGRDHHSCQSILLYNNNDIAQASRLLELDAIDTSDLHNYTLQNIYDVEKKEKLDIFHRKFANNIIADKLKAHQYEQQQLLSKMLAYAHSDHCLHHELSGMLRTSSINSDEFYERNQCHKCKVTDLQRYENITKSMQLEPVALILERLFL
- a CDS encoding helix-turn-helix domain-containing protein; the encoded protein is MNSISTYIRTHYREDKSIKSLWNIVTGARTQQTYFDASMQHLLPVYEIAPGYPFEAFTSMLSHNDKQREHMLFPYFYLASEMSFETLCLLIQASSEMSYGTNRFVPVSNNLIVQSQVKEVIRRAKTKDFNLLQLDFFKLVTLVQDKFKHSYFVYKITGHDIHPRNDEQLARLLNVETSHLKFMLLAEKNYILHLLRNESFHLLNHLYYKVPLHKNTARTYQLINSYTIDETARLLRLREHTIQDHIIEMMIKDYPVEISRFINTDELQAIVHLYSQLTYGKLKSFYEHSEVKDYFKLKIGIVYASLMERNDHVD
- a CDS encoding ferredoxin; amino-acid sequence: MDTCIACGACGAAAPDIYDYDDEGIAYVILDDNQGTQEIPEELEEDMIDAFEGCPTDSIKVADESFDGDALKFE